A window of Metabacillus sp. B2-18 contains these coding sequences:
- the rpoZ gene encoding DNA-directed RNA polymerase subunit omega — MLYPSIDVLMNKLDSKYTLVTVAAKRAREMQELSDQQIVKPVSYKYVGKALEEINAGLLNYKRTEK, encoded by the coding sequence ATGTTATATCCATCTATTGATGTTTTAATGAATAAATTAGATTCTAAGTACACGTTGGTAACAGTTGCAGCTAAACGTGCGCGTGAAATGCAGGAGTTAAGTGATCAACAGATCGTAAAGCCGGTTTCATATAAGTATGTTGGAAAGGCTCTTGAAGAAATTAATGCTGGACTTTTAAATTACAAACGAACTGAAAAATAA
- the coaBC gene encoding bifunctional phosphopantothenoylcysteine decarboxylase/phosphopantothenate--cysteine ligase CoaBC — protein MLSRKKILLCVSGGIAVYKAAALTSKLVQAGAEVKVIMSDSAIEFVSPLTFQALSRNDVYYDTFDEKNSKVIAHIDLADWADLVLVAPATANIIGKLANGIADNMLTTTLLATTANVWIAPAMNVHMYDHPAVQKNIQTLYDFGYRFIEPSEGFLACGYVGKGRLEEPEKIVSLLTNFFEQREFGIPLSGFNIMVTAGPTREKVDPVRYFTNHSTGKMGYAIAEEAAKLGANVTLITGPTSITPPNVTTINIESAQEMYEQVMKRYPNMDIVIKSAAVADYRPISIHEQKLKKQSENLTIELAKTTDILKELGQKKSHQLLVGFAAETNDLDVYAKKKLATKNLDLIVANNVTTEGAGFGTDTNIVTIYDKFLNKMELPLMSKKEVAKNLLLKVKDMLKDVNG, from the coding sequence ATGTTATCAAGAAAAAAAATATTATTATGCGTAAGTGGAGGTATTGCTGTATATAAGGCTGCTGCATTAACTAGTAAATTAGTACAAGCTGGTGCAGAAGTAAAAGTCATTATGAGTGATTCAGCCATTGAGTTTGTCTCACCTTTAACATTTCAAGCTCTTTCAAGAAATGATGTGTATTACGACACTTTTGATGAAAAAAACTCAAAGGTTATTGCTCATATAGATCTTGCTGATTGGGCGGATCTTGTTCTTGTTGCTCCAGCGACTGCAAATATTATTGGGAAACTTGCTAATGGTATAGCAGATAATATGTTAACGACAACATTATTAGCTACCACAGCAAATGTTTGGATCGCCCCAGCAATGAATGTACATATGTACGACCATCCAGCAGTACAGAAAAATATCCAAACACTTTATGACTTTGGATACCGTTTTATTGAGCCTAGTGAAGGTTTTTTAGCTTGTGGATATGTCGGGAAAGGTAGATTAGAAGAACCGGAAAAAATAGTCTCTTTGTTAACTAATTTTTTTGAACAAAGGGAATTTGGAATACCATTAAGTGGATTTAACATAATGGTAACTGCAGGTCCAACGAGAGAAAAGGTAGATCCCGTAAGATATTTTACGAATCATTCTACAGGTAAAATGGGCTATGCAATTGCTGAGGAGGCTGCAAAGCTTGGAGCAAATGTAACTCTAATAACAGGACCGACTTCAATAACACCACCAAATGTAACAACAATTAACATTGAATCAGCTCAAGAAATGTATGAGCAAGTAATGAAACGTTATCCAAACATGGATATTGTTATTAAGTCAGCTGCTGTGGCAGATTACCGACCAATAAGCATACATGAGCAAAAGCTAAAAAAACAAAGTGAAAATTTAACAATTGAACTTGCTAAAACAACAGACATCCTTAAAGAGCTAGGACAAAAAAAATCACATCAATTGTTAGTAGGGTTTGCCGCAGAAACAAATGATCTTGATGTGTATGCCAAAAAGAAATTGGCAACTAAAAACCTTGACTTAATTGTGGCTAATAATGTCACAACGGAAGGGGCCGGGTTTGGAACAGACACAAATATTGTTACAATTTATGATAAATTCTTAAACAAAATGGAACTTCCACTTATGTCCAAAAAAGAAGTGGCTAAGAACTTACTATTAAAAGTTAAAGACATGTTAAAGGATGTTAATGGATGA
- the gmk gene encoding guanylate kinase → MKERGLLIVLSGPSGVGKGTVRKELFSQEDTAFEYSISMTTRKPREGEVDGVDYFFKSREEFEDLITQNKLLEWAEYVGNYYGTPVDYVEKTLSEGKDVFLEIEVQGALQVRNAFPEGLFIFLSPPSLNELKNRIVTRGTESEELINNRMKVAKEEIIMMDAYDYVVENDNVLFACDRIKAIVTAEHCRRERVAPRYKKILEVE, encoded by the coding sequence ATTAAAGAAAGAGGATTATTAATCGTCCTATCAGGGCCTTCAGGTGTAGGAAAAGGAACGGTTAGAAAAGAGTTATTTTCACAAGAGGATACAGCATTTGAATATTCCATTTCAATGACAACGAGAAAACCACGTGAAGGAGAAGTGGATGGAGTTGACTATTTCTTTAAATCTCGAGAGGAATTTGAAGATTTAATTACTCAAAATAAGTTGCTTGAATGGGCAGAATACGTAGGAAACTATTATGGTACACCAGTTGATTATGTAGAAAAAACATTGAGTGAGGGTAAGGATGTGTTCTTAGAAATAGAGGTGCAAGGTGCCTTACAGGTAAGAAATGCATTTCCTGAAGGACTTTTTATCTTTTTAAGTCCACCAAGCTTAAATGAGCTTAAAAACAGAATAGTTACAAGAGGTACCGAGTCAGAAGAACTTATTAACAATCGTATGAAGGTAGCAAAGGAAGAAATTATCATGATGGATGCCTATGACTATGTCGTAGAAAATGATAATGTTTTATTTGCTTGTGATCGAATAAAAGCGATTGTTACAGCAGAACATTGCCGTCGTGAACGAGTAGCACCTAGATATAAAAAAATTCTGGAGGTTGAATAA
- the remA gene encoding extracellular matrix/biofilm regulator RemA, producing MSIKLINIGFGNIVSANRIISIVSPESAPIKRIIQDARDRGMLIDATYGRRTRAVVIMDSDHIILSAVQPETVAQRLSNKDEVSDEG from the coding sequence ATGAGCATTAAACTTATTAATATCGGTTTTGGAAACATTGTTTCCGCGAATCGAATTATTTCCATTGTTAGTCCTGAATCAGCTCCAATTAAGAGGATTATTCAAGACGCAAGAGACAGAGGTATGTTAATTGATGCAACATACGGCCGTCGGACTAGAGCAGTTGTTATTATGGATAGCGATCATATTATTCTTTCAGCTGTTCAGCCGGAAACAGTTGCTCAAAGGCTTTCAAATAAAGATGAGGTATCAGATGAAGGGTAG